CGTGCGCAATACTGCGCCTCACACCGTCTTCAGCATCCCGCCGTCGACGAAATAGGTCGCGCCGACGCTGTATGAGGCCCGTTCAGAGCACAGGAAAACGATGAAATCGGCCAGTTCTGCCGGGCTCGCAAAGCGTTTGATGGGCGCGTGCTGATCGGCGACCTGCTGCAGGTGGGCCTCCCAGTCGCCCCCGGAATCCTGCGTCAGTTGCCTTGCGGTCTTGATCCAGTCGGGCGTGAGCACCAGACCCGGATTGATCGTGTTGACGCGGATGTTGTCCTTGATGAGTTCGTTCGCGAGGTTCTTCGAGAACATCATCAGCGCAGCTTTGGTCACGTTGTAGATCGGCTCGTAACCGAGCGGCTGCACTGCGCAGATCGACGCGTTATGCAGGATCGCGCCGCCGCCGCGCTGCTTCATCGATGGCACGAGGCCACGCGCGAGCCGCACCGCCGCCATCACATGCAGGTCCCAGTACGCCTGCCATTTTTCATCGGGCGCGTCCATGATGGTTTCGTTGCTGCCGGTGCCGGCATTGTTGAACAGGATGTCCGCACCGCCGAAGGCCTGGGTTGTCGCGTGCACCAGTTCGTCGACCCCTGTGACTGTCGCGACATCGCACGCAACAGGGATCGCCTGCACGCCGTAGCTCGCCGTGATCTGGTTCGCGGCCGCGGCCAGTCGGTCGTGCTGGCGTGCGGCCAGCACGAGGTTCACGCCTTCCGCCGCGAACGCCTCCGCCACCGCGAGTCCGATGCCGACACTCGCGCCCGTCAGGACGGCGACCTTGCCGCGCAGTTTCAGGTCCATCGGTTTGTCTCCTGATTGATTGGCGGGTCGGTTTGCGTTCCGTCCCCGACGTGACACCCGATTCTGCACCGATTTTCCGGCCGATGGGGGCGGCCCGCGCCCATGAAAAAACGGGCTGCATGGGACGTGAGCGGGCGTGGCGTAGCCGATACACCCTCTTTATTGCAACGTTTGCGCAAAATCCTGTATGAATGTACAGTATCGCGAGACTGCATCCGGTTCGGCCATCTGACTGCCGCGGCCGGCCCCGCTGGAGACATGTCGTGCACCCTTTGATTCTTCCCATAGCGTTGTTGAGCCTGGCGTCCAGTGCGTTCGCGGGGGAGCGCTACGTCGAGGTCTGGAACCCGCCTGAAGCGCGCACGGTGCCGGCACGGCCTGGGGCGCAGAAGAAGACCGGCCACAAGGTCGCCGCAAGAAAATCGCCACAGACCATCGCGAAGAAGGTCACCGATCCGGCCGCCGCCAACACCGTGCGGGCGACGCCTCCCGCGTCGGCGCCTGTGAAGGTCCGCCCGCTCGATCCGAACACGGATATTCCACGCAAGATCGCCCCAGATGGGCACGTCCTGCGGGTGCGTGATGGACAGTCGCGGCACGCCGTTAGCCAGTTGGTTTGAGCCTGTTCCGCGTTGCCGCGCAGGTTGCCTTGCAGTATTCCGCCAGAATTCTCCGTCTTCCCCCTCGCACGATGCGACGCTCTGGGTAGCGCGCCGGACGGCTCGTGCTAGATTCGAGCCTTCAGGAGACGCTTCACCGATGTGGCAAATCGATCAGACAACATTGCGGCTCTTCATCGCCGTGTGCGAGGAAGGCACGATCGCGCGCGCGGCCGAGCGCGAGTTCATCGCGCCCTCAGCCGTCAGCAAACGGCTCGCCGACCTCGAGGCGCTGGTGGACGTTGCGCTCCTGTCGCGCGGTCAGCGCGGCGTGCGCGCTACGGCGGCGGGCATCGCGTTTCTCAAGCATGCGCGGATCGTTCTGCGTAGCTACGAGCGCCTGCAGGCCGAACTCGGCGAATACGCGGCAGGTGCCAGCGGGCATGTGCGCGTGCTGGCGAACGTGTCGTCGATGGTGGAGTTTTTGCCGGAGGCATTGTCCGTGTTTCTGAACGCCAATCCGCAGATCCGCGTCGACGTCGAAGAGCGCGTCAGCGTCGATATCGTGCGCGGACTGGAAGAGGGCGTCGCGGATATCGGCATCTGCCGCGATGTCGTCCCGACCGGCGAACTTGACGTCTTGCCCTACCGCTCCGATCACCTGGCGCTCGTCGTGCCAAACGATCATCCGTTCGCTGCAGAAGCGGAGATCAGCTTCGAGCAGACCCTTGCTTTCGATCACCTCGGTCTGGCGTCGAATGCGTCGGTCAACGCGTTGATGCAGCGCATCGCGGCCGAAAAGGGACGTGAGCTGCAATACCGCAGCTACGTGTCCACCTTCGATGCAGCCTGCCGCTTCGTGCAGGCGGGCCTCGCGGTGTCGATCCTGCCTGGCGAGGCGGTCGCTCCGCATATCCGGCAGCAGTACGGCCTTGCCGTGATTCCATTGCGCGAAACATGGGCCGAGCGGCGCTTCGTGATCTGCGTGCGTGACCGGGCCGCGCTGACCGTGCCAGCAGCCCGTCTGCTCGATCACCTGCTGAAAACGGCGCAGACGCCTGCCGGTGCGCCCGCCACAGCGCCTACCCAATAGCCCTTACGGGTTTCCCCTGTGCGGCGCTGCAGGCCCGCGCCGCCAGCCTCCCCAGCCATCGCGCCCGGCGATGGGCTGCATCGTCAAACTAGTCTTTTCCGCGCGCTCACGGCGCGGCAGCATCACGCTCAGTTCTCCCCCAAGCTGAGACCAGACGATGAATTCTCCCAATGAGCGCGTGATCGTGACGGAAGTCGGGATGCGCGACGGCCTGCAAAGCATCGCGCAAACCATGCCGACCGCGGCGAAAAAGCGCTGGATCGACGCCGCCTATGCAGCCGGCGTGCGTCATATGGAAGTGGCGTCGTTCGTGCCGCCGAAACTGCTGCCGCAAATGGCCGATGCCGACGAAGTGATCGCGCATGCGCTGACTTTCGCTGACCTGACCGTGGCCGCGCTGGTGCCGAACGTAAAGGGCGCACAACGCGCGCTCGACGCCGGTGTGCGTCGGATCATTGCGCCGGTGTCGGTCAGTACCGCTCACAGCCTCGCCAACGTGCGCAGGACGCCCGCGGAAATGATCGATGCTT
The DNA window shown above is from Paraburkholderia sp. BL10I2N1 and carries:
- a CDS encoding SDR family oxidoreductase, giving the protein MDLKLRGKVAVLTGASVGIGLAVAEAFAAEGVNLVLAARQHDRLAAAANQITASYGVQAIPVACDVATVTGVDELVHATTQAFGGADILFNNAGTGSNETIMDAPDEKWQAYWDLHVMAAVRLARGLVPSMKQRGGGAILHNASICAVQPLGYEPIYNVTKAALMMFSKNLANELIKDNIRVNTINPGLVLTPDWIKTARQLTQDSGGDWEAHLQQVADQHAPIKRFASPAELADFIVFLCSERASYSVGATYFVDGGMLKTV
- a CDS encoding LysR family transcriptional regulator → MWQIDQTTLRLFIAVCEEGTIARAAEREFIAPSAVSKRLADLEALVDVALLSRGQRGVRATAAGIAFLKHARIVLRSYERLQAELGEYAAGASGHVRVLANVSSMVEFLPEALSVFLNANPQIRVDVEERVSVDIVRGLEEGVADIGICRDVVPTGELDVLPYRSDHLALVVPNDHPFAAEAEISFEQTLAFDHLGLASNASVNALMQRIAAEKGRELQYRSYVSTFDAACRFVQAGLAVSILPGEAVAPHIRQQYGLAVIPLRETWAERRFVICVRDRAALTVPAARLLDHLLKTAQTPAGAPATAPTQ